In Candidatus Saccharimonadales bacterium, one genomic interval encodes:
- a CDS encoding glycosyltransferase family 2 protein, with protein sequence MKTSSVQLSVIVPSYNEEKNTAPFYKQLTKELTRERGLTYELIYINDGSSDGTVEEIRKLAKKDPRVRLVSFSRHFGKETATTAGIHVARGKAIVMIDADGQHPPQLIHDFLKKWRGGAKVIIGVRKANQKEGLVKRYGSKIFYSLFNTTSGTSLTPGATDFRLIDQDVQKEFKRLTERNRITRGLIDWVGFDKDIIEFVANPRMHGKASYNVSMLIQLFTNSFISLSLAPLYLLSIIGSIFTFIAFLFGIFVIVEQLIMGDPMHLKVTGTGMLGILLVFLVGIVLSSQGIIALYISRIHTETQNRPLYIIDETKSILPK encoded by the coding sequence ATGAAAACGAGCTCCGTGCAACTATCGGTTATTGTTCCCTCGTACAATGAGGAGAAGAATACAGCACCTTTCTACAAACAGCTCACTAAAGAGCTGACTCGAGAACGTGGCCTGACCTATGAGCTCATATATATAAATGACGGCAGCTCAGACGGGACAGTTGAGGAGATACGCAAGCTAGCCAAGAAGGATCCACGAGTAAGGCTCGTCAGCTTCTCACGCCACTTTGGTAAAGAGACCGCAACGACGGCAGGCATCCACGTTGCCCGCGGGAAGGCCATCGTTATGATCGACGCTGATGGCCAGCATCCGCCTCAGCTCATCCATGACTTCCTGAAGAAGTGGCGCGGTGGCGCCAAAGTTATCATTGGAGTCCGCAAAGCTAATCAGAAGGAAGGGCTTGTAAAACGCTACGGCTCAAAGATCTTCTATAGTCTCTTCAACACTACGTCCGGGACGAGTCTGACACCAGGAGCTACCGACTTCCGTCTTATCGACCAAGATGTCCAGAAAGAATTTAAACGATTAACGGAACGCAATCGCATCACTCGTGGTCTCATTGATTGGGTCGGCTTTGATAAAGACATTATTGAGTTTGTAGCCAACCCTAGAATGCATGGTAAGGCCAGCTATAACGTCTCGATGCTAATCCAGCTCTTTACGAACAGCTTCATCTCACTGAGTCTGGCGCCGCTATACTTACTCAGCATCATCGGTTCGATCTTTACGTTTATTGCTTTTCTCTTTGGCATCTTCGTTATCGTCGAACAGCTGATCATGGGAGATCCCATGCACCTGAAGGTGACCGGTACCGGTATGCTGGGTATCCTACTTGTTTTCCTGGTAGGCATCGTCCTTAGTTCGCAGGGCATTATTGCCCTTTATATATCTCGTATCCACACCGAGACCCAGAACCGGCCACTTTATATTATCGACGAAACAAAGTCTATCCTACCGAAGTAG
- a CDS encoding ABC transporter permease → MKKLMQRYRYSVILLRELVVTDFKLRYQGSFLGYLWTLVKPLAIFIIMYTVFVRFLKFNFHVPHTAVYLFIGIVLWGFFTEVTTGCTTSIFGQGELLRSIHFPRYVIVMAVSINALINLLFNFVVVAIFMIVSKDAISLHILMALPLLLELYVLGLAIGFILATLYVRLRDVNYIWEVALQALFYAIPILYPIARVPEKWAKWLLLNPGAQIIQGARYYIVTTKSPTIDNYWSSPFIRLAPVMLVILIAIFAGLYFKKRSKYFAEEV, encoded by the coding sequence GTGAAAAAACTCATGCAACGCTACAGGTATTCGGTGATCCTGTTACGCGAATTAGTCGTGACTGACTTCAAGCTTCGCTATCAAGGATCATTTCTTGGTTATCTCTGGACGCTTGTCAAACCGCTGGCCATCTTTATTATCATGTACACCGTCTTCGTACGGTTCTTAAAGTTTAACTTCCACGTTCCACACACTGCAGTCTATCTCTTTATCGGAATTGTCCTGTGGGGTTTCTTTACGGAAGTTACTACCGGCTGTACGACATCCATCTTTGGGCAAGGAGAGCTGCTTCGGAGCATTCACTTCCCACGTTACGTGATCGTCATGGCTGTCTCCATCAACGCCCTCATCAACCTGCTCTTTAACTTTGTAGTGGTGGCCATCTTCATGATTGTTAGCAAAGACGCCATCTCCCTGCATATCTTGATGGCCCTACCGCTCTTACTTGAGCTGTATGTTCTTGGCCTGGCTATTGGCTTTATTCTAGCTACTCTCTATGTCCGCCTCCGTGACGTTAACTATATCTGGGAAGTTGCTCTCCAAGCCCTCTTTTATGCCATCCCCATTCTCTATCCAATTGCTCGAGTCCCTGAGAAATGGGCTAAGTGGTTGCTGTTGAATCCAGGCGCACAGATCATCCAGGGAGCACGCTACTATATCGTCACAACCAAGAGCCCGACGATCGATAACTACTGGAGTAGCCCCTTTATTCGCCTAGCCCCAGTCATGTTAGTTATCCTCATTGCGATTTTCGCTGGGCTCTACTTTAAGAAGCGATCAAAATACTTTGCGGAGGAAGTCTAG
- the cyoD gene encoding cytochrome o ubiquinol oxidase subunit IV, whose product MDEQKPQLFKKERATYRGSLALYVTGFISSVVCTLVAYMLVWIHVNSGHETFTHPFIITCIVALALVQFFVQLYFFLHLGHETKPRWKLLVLAFMILVVFILVFGSLWIMHNLNYRMTPQQMNTYMINQNGGL is encoded by the coding sequence ATGGATGAACAGAAACCACAACTTTTTAAGAAAGAACGTGCTACTTACCGGGGGAGTCTGGCTCTCTATGTAACCGGATTTATCTCGTCAGTTGTCTGTACTCTGGTGGCCTATATGCTGGTCTGGATCCACGTCAACTCGGGTCACGAAACCTTCACTCATCCGTTCATCATCACCTGTATTGTTGCCTTGGCGCTCGTTCAGTTCTTCGTTCAACTCTACTTCTTCTTGCATCTTGGCCACGAAACCAAGCCTCGTTGGAAACTGTTGGTTCTTGCCTTCATGATATTGGTTGTTTTCATCTTGGTCTTTGGCAGCCTCTGGATCATGCACAATCTTAACTACAGAATGACCCCTCAGCAGATGAATACGTATATGATCAACCAGAACGGCGGCCTATGA
- a CDS encoding sugar phosphate nucleotidyltransferase, producing the protein MIVVIFAGGSGTRLWPLSTNNNPKQLLELYGDKSPVQTTYERAKSLSDDIYFVPETRLTKSIQAQLPGLPKDHFVVEPGLKGTVNCVLAALAHVTPNHDHDEPIAFIHADHFIRDRKGFVKSFKTAEKVTNATKEIVLVGIEPTYPATGFEYIQKNGDTDAEGLAYNVLTFKTRPPYEIAQEYLKSGDYLWNAGYFIASLNTFLQQMSDYTPNLKKAYDRLLAAKSRKEFEEIYLGLESDTIDFGLIQKVKHLMVVPASFDWVDVGSFKDLYSVSEHDKKGNHTKGPNIELDNVENSYIRNEEDKPIAVIGLDNIVVVNSPNGVLVARKDLSQNVGKIAKKVQALD; encoded by the coding sequence ATGATAGTTGTCATCTTCGCAGGTGGCTCGGGCACTCGTCTCTGGCCACTCTCTACAAACAACAACCCTAAACAGCTGCTGGAACTCTACGGAGATAAATCTCCGGTTCAGACGACCTATGAGCGAGCCAAATCTCTCAGCGATGATATCTACTTCGTCCCAGAGACACGCCTGACTAAATCAATCCAAGCCCAACTACCAGGTCTTCCCAAAGACCATTTTGTGGTGGAGCCTGGCCTGAAGGGTACAGTCAACTGCGTGTTGGCTGCTCTGGCCCACGTCACACCTAACCACGACCACGATGAGCCGATTGCTTTCATACACGCCGATCATTTCATACGTGACCGCAAAGGGTTTGTCAAATCGTTTAAGACTGCTGAGAAGGTAACGAATGCAACGAAAGAGATTGTCTTGGTTGGCATCGAACCAACCTATCCGGCTACAGGATTCGAATATATCCAGAAGAATGGCGACACGGACGCTGAAGGTCTCGCCTATAATGTGCTGACTTTCAAGACCAGACCACCATACGAGATAGCCCAGGAATACCTTAAGAGCGGGGATTACCTGTGGAACGCCGGCTACTTCATTGCTTCACTCAACACTTTCCTGCAGCAGATGAGCGACTACACCCCAAATCTGAAAAAGGCATACGACAGATTGCTTGCAGCGAAGTCGAGAAAGGAGTTCGAAGAGATATATCTTGGGCTAGAGAGCGACACTATTGACTTCGGTCTCATCCAAAAGGTTAAGCATCTCATGGTCGTCCCGGCTTCATTCGACTGGGTGGACGTCGGATCTTTTAAGGATCTCTATTCGGTCAGTGAGCACGACAAAAAGGGTAACCACACTAAGGGACCGAATATAGAACTCGACAACGTTGAAAACTCCTACATTCGCAATGAAGAGGACAAACCAATAGCCGTGATAGGCCTAGATAACATAGTCGTCGTCAATAGCCCCAACGGCGTCTTGGTGGCTCGCAAGGATCTTTCGCAAAATGTGGGTAAGATTGCCAAAAAAGTTCAGGCTCTCGATTAA
- the cyoC gene encoding cytochrome o ubiquinol oxidase subunit III translates to MSESAATMAVEQLNTREEHQEADSRATFGFWVYIMTDCVLFASLFAAFAVLRNNTYGGPPGGLLFSLPYILTETLALLTSSFTCGLGILAANQKKKNLTLFWFGVTFLLGAFFVGLELHEFAKLVHDGDSWRRSGFLSSYFTLVATHGLHVSMGLLWMIVMGFQVATRGLVRSTVRRLTLLSMFWHFLDIVWIFIFTIVYLLGAL, encoded by the coding sequence ATGAGTGAAAGTGCTGCCACCATGGCTGTCGAGCAGTTGAATACCCGTGAAGAGCACCAGGAGGCGGACTCACGCGCGACCTTCGGCTTCTGGGTCTATATCATGACCGACTGTGTCCTCTTTGCCAGCCTCTTTGCTGCCTTTGCCGTTCTGCGTAATAACACGTACGGCGGTCCTCCAGGCGGTCTATTATTCAGTCTCCCCTACATCTTGACGGAAACACTCGCCCTGTTAACTAGTAGCTTCACATGCGGACTAGGTATACTTGCCGCCAACCAAAAGAAGAAAAATCTGACCCTCTTCTGGTTTGGAGTTACCTTCCTGCTGGGCGCCTTCTTTGTTGGGCTTGAGCTACATGAGTTTGCCAAACTGGTCCATGATGGTGACAGTTGGCGTCGAAGCGGCTTTCTCTCATCCTACTTTACGCTGGTGGCTACTCATGGCCTCCATGTGTCGATGGGCTTGCTCTGGATGATCGTCATGGGATTTCAGGTGGCTACCCGCGGGCTCGTCCGTTCGACAGTTCGTCGCCTGACATTGCTGAGCATGTTCTGGCACTTCTTGGATATTGTCTGGATCTTCATCTTTACGATCGTGTATCTGCTGGGGGCCCTCTAA
- a CDS encoding glycosyltransferase family 1 protein yields the protein MATTKTKLFIEAIPLTRERLHGVAHSLLGTASTIANDSDFKEHYEIILVAPKQGLSRLDRFPELKDCRRIALPFKTRVFNGLVKYGLLPPMDQLLGRGIYLFGDFKNWPLTKRSVALTYIHDISHVLFPEFVEPKNQRMLQRNTPRFIRQTDYIITVSENSKREIAEHYHIDPARILVLYNGVDRKLYRPYSSKEIVKVKKIYGITKPYFLYVGNIEPRKNLVRLVEAFEKLPKTMSLVLIGGSGWLDDPVTRAVTKARRRGVSIVKPTSYVSDEEIAVLTSGATAFVHPSLHEGFGMDPVQGMAAGVPVLASDIPVLREVLGDGATYFDPTDTEAITEALQSALKLTDAQKEKRAKKSMKRSDLYAWGLSAKKLYDFLKTRKQSTR from the coding sequence ATGGCAACGACTAAAACCAAGCTGTTTATTGAGGCAATTCCTCTCACCAGAGAGAGACTGCATGGCGTGGCCCACTCGCTTCTTGGTACTGCCAGTACTATCGCTAACGATTCTGACTTCAAAGAACACTATGAGATCATCTTAGTTGCCCCGAAACAAGGTCTATCCAGACTTGATAGGTTCCCAGAGCTTAAGGACTGTCGTCGAATTGCTTTACCGTTTAAGACTCGCGTCTTCAATGGCTTGGTCAAATACGGTCTACTGCCGCCCATGGATCAGTTGCTTGGCCGTGGCATCTATCTCTTTGGTGACTTCAAAAACTGGCCACTTACCAAACGCTCAGTAGCACTGACTTATATCCACGACATTTCCCATGTTCTCTTTCCTGAGTTTGTCGAGCCCAAGAATCAGAGGATGCTGCAGCGAAATACTCCGCGCTTCATCAGACAGACCGACTACATCATTACAGTCAGCGAAAACTCCAAGCGAGAGATAGCAGAGCATTATCATATCGACCCGGCCCGTATCCTAGTCCTCTACAATGGCGTTGATAGAAAGCTCTACCGTCCCTACAGCAGCAAAGAGATCGTAAAAGTTAAGAAGATTTACGGTATCACCAAGCCCTATTTCTTATATGTCGGCAATATTGAACCTCGCAAAAATCTGGTACGACTCGTGGAAGCATTCGAAAAGCTTCCGAAGACAATGAGCCTTGTTTTAATTGGTGGTAGCGGGTGGCTTGACGATCCGGTCACTCGGGCTGTCACAAAGGCACGGCGTCGCGGTGTATCTATTGTTAAGCCAACGTCGTATGTCTCTGATGAAGAGATTGCAGTTTTGACGAGTGGAGCGACAGCCTTCGTCCATCCATCTCTTCATGAAGGGTTCGGCATGGATCCTGTTCAAGGCATGGCAGCGGGCGTACCCGTGCTAGCTTCCGATATACCCGTACTTCGAGAGGTTCTTGGTGACGGCGCTACCTATTTCGATCCTACTGACACTGAGGCTATCACTGAGGCCCTGCAGTCAGCACTCAAACTGACCGATGCACAGAAAGAGAAGAGAGCCAAGAAGAGCATGAAGCGCTCAGATCTCTACGCGTGGGGGCTAAGTGCTAAGAAGTTATACGATTTTCTGAAGACCAGAAAACAGTCTACCCGATGA
- a CDS encoding ABC transporter ATP-binding protein, whose amino-acid sequence MDDQSKPPVVVKVDRVSKNFALPHEQANSTKMLFTHIFNSRAFRRTEVQHALKDVSFEVRKGEFFGVVGRNGSGKSTLLKMMAGIYQPTSGSITTTGKLVPFIELGVGFNGELTGRENVFLNGALLGFSRKQTESHYKEIVEFAELEKFMDQKLKNYSSGMKVRLAFACATMSQADILVVDEVLAVGDADFQRKCFDYFKQIKRGDTTVIFVSHDMNAIKEFCDRAVLIEKSKLEYEGDPKDIAREYAMLFMENYKGFVGQGDNKRWGNGDAVVKDVTLTQHGDEIIVSADVLARKNLDSIIYGIHVFSADGRELTAMNNRMINLPDISDIKAKSRFKITWKMLNIFNDGNYSMTLVLGDSANNILDWYNEAATFTIKRAERSTTPIMPPVSAKVTKKEATAAKSH is encoded by the coding sequence ATGGACGATCAAAGCAAACCACCAGTCGTTGTTAAGGTTGATCGAGTCTCCAAGAACTTTGCTCTGCCGCATGAGCAGGCCAACTCAACAAAGATGCTCTTCACCCATATATTTAACAGCCGTGCTTTTCGCCGGACTGAAGTACAGCATGCCCTCAAAGACGTCTCGTTTGAAGTTCGGAAAGGTGAGTTCTTTGGAGTGGTGGGTCGTAATGGTAGCGGTAAGAGCACTCTCTTGAAGATGATGGCCGGCATCTACCAGCCAACCTCAGGCAGCATTACAACGACTGGAAAACTGGTGCCATTTATCGAACTTGGTGTCGGCTTCAACGGTGAGCTAACTGGACGCGAGAACGTCTTTCTCAACGGTGCCTTACTCGGCTTTTCGCGTAAGCAGACAGAGTCTCATTACAAAGAGATTGTCGAATTTGCTGAGCTCGAGAAGTTCATGGATCAGAAGTTGAAGAACTACTCGTCAGGAATGAAGGTACGCCTGGCCTTCGCCTGCGCAACGATGTCTCAGGCCGATATTTTGGTAGTCGACGAGGTCCTAGCCGTCGGGGATGCCGACTTCCAGCGCAAATGTTTTGACTACTTCAAACAGATCAAACGGGGAGATACTACAGTTATCTTTGTTAGCCATGACATGAATGCTATCAAAGAGTTCTGTGATCGCGCAGTCCTGATTGAGAAAAGTAAACTCGAATATGAAGGTGATCCGAAGGATATTGCCCGTGAGTACGCAATGCTCTTCATGGAAAACTACAAGGGCTTTGTCGGCCAAGGTGACAACAAACGGTGGGGCAACGGAGACGCAGTCGTCAAAGATGTCACTCTCACGCAACATGGCGATGAGATCATCGTCTCAGCTGACGTTCTGGCCCGCAAAAATCTCGACAGCATTATCTACGGCATTCATGTTTTCTCAGCCGACGGCCGAGAATTAACAGCGATGAATAATAGGATGATTAATCTGCCCGATATAAGCGATATTAAGGCCAAGAGCCGCTTTAAGATTACCTGGAAGATGCTCAACATTTTCAATGACGGCAACTATTCTATGACACTTGTGCTTGGTGACTCTGCCAATAATATTCTCGATTGGTACAACGAGGCTGCGACCTTTACGATCAAGCGTGCCGAGCGTTCGACGACTCCTATAATGCCACCAGTAAGCGCCAAGGTCACTAAAAAAGAGGCGACCGCCGCAAAGAGTCATTGA
- a CDS encoding glycosyltransferase family 1 protein has protein sequence MRILFVTIDAEESMRGIGAIMKNLIRAAREDGHEVGLLTGIPYKHAYEGNKELRDRVEHIHLQHYLLEGRKSFRYMIKGGYRRRTAIKMMLKLKFLEHSLMKVRPELLSGKKTLAHELDFIIRAPFAYQFIARNKARVSRMIVGRIARAYDVDVVYAVSPTILRSKDLGHRTKLVTFVHDIMPLELIEDPADNGTQVRFARQVETALKHSDLVQVNSKNTAEKLKPFKPRCKVDVVYGVVSSVPEDLSDSAILEMKNLQPQNYLLYATGIEKRKNVGGLLEAYAIAYDRIRKPLVIIGAPAFGVEDIVEIYESLPGHIQDNVLFTGFISEEDKFTLYKNALIFTFPSFSEGFSITVLEAMSYGIPVLTSRGGALPETAADAALYVENPYDIHEIAEKMVELANNRALRTRLSELGRERQRQFTFKHFKDKVGDSLKRLEKEGK, from the coding sequence ATGAGAATTTTGTTTGTGACAATCGATGCCGAAGAGAGTATGCGCGGCATCGGGGCGATTATGAAGAATCTTATTCGGGCAGCCAGGGAAGATGGCCATGAGGTTGGTCTGCTCACGGGCATTCCGTACAAGCATGCATATGAGGGCAACAAAGAACTTCGCGACCGTGTCGAGCATATTCACCTTCAACATTACTTGCTCGAGGGGCGCAAGAGCTTTCGATACATGATCAAGGGTGGTTATCGAAGACGTACTGCCATAAAGATGATGTTGAAGCTCAAGTTCTTGGAGCATTCGTTGATGAAGGTCCGTCCAGAACTACTTTCTGGCAAGAAGACGTTAGCGCACGAGCTAGACTTCATCATCCGAGCTCCATTCGCCTATCAGTTTATTGCCCGTAATAAAGCCCGGGTCAGCCGCATGATTGTCGGTCGGATCGCAAGAGCTTACGACGTAGATGTTGTCTATGCTGTTTCGCCAACGATTCTGCGCAGTAAAGATCTTGGTCACAGGACCAAGCTGGTCACCTTTGTGCATGACATCATGCCACTTGAGCTGATCGAAGACCCGGCAGATAACGGAACCCAGGTTCGTTTCGCCCGTCAGGTTGAAACAGCCCTCAAACACTCTGATTTAGTCCAAGTCAACTCAAAGAACACGGCCGAAAAACTAAAGCCGTTCAAGCCTCGCTGTAAGGTTGATGTTGTCTATGGTGTAGTCTCGAGTGTTCCCGAAGACCTTTCAGACAGTGCGATACTCGAAATGAAGAACCTTCAACCACAGAACTATCTACTCTATGCTACAGGCATTGAAAAACGGAAGAATGTTGGCGGATTGCTCGAGGCCTACGCCATCGCTTATGATCGCATAAGGAAGCCGCTGGTCATTATCGGTGCACCGGCATTTGGGGTTGAGGATATCGTTGAGATCTACGAATCGTTGCCCGGCCATATTCAAGACAACGTTCTCTTCACCGGCTTCATTAGCGAGGAAGACAAGTTTACGCTCTATAAGAACGCTCTCATCTTTACTTTTCCGAGCTTCTCGGAGGGCTTCAGTATTACTGTCCTTGAAGCTATGAGCTATGGCATACCCGTTCTAACCAGCCGAGGTGGTGCGCTACCAGAGACGGCAGCTGACGCAGCCTTATACGTTGAGAATCCATATGATATCCACGAGATTGCCGAAAAGATGGTGGAGCTGGCGAACAATCGAGCGCTGCGTACACGGCTGTCAGAGCTTGGCAGAGAGAGGCAGAGGCAGTTTACATTTAAACATTTCAAAGATAAGGTAGGCGATTCACTGAAGAGGCTTGAAAAGGAGGGTAAGTAG
- a CDS encoding GtrA family protein, translated as MLDKALKRPLFRYVFIGGLTYIIDIAILVGLYAGLHTTRALAASASFWVGLLISFLLQKLVAFQDYQKEIRAISKQIVWYAVLVAFNYSLTVVIVSLFPGRYIILSRTIALAITTCWNFLVYKRLVFKTSSKGEPL; from the coding sequence ATGCTAGATAAAGCTCTTAAACGACCCCTCTTTAGATACGTCTTCATCGGCGGCCTCACCTATATCATAGACATCGCCATACTTGTTGGTTTGTACGCCGGTCTTCATACGACGAGAGCACTTGCGGCTAGCGCCTCTTTTTGGGTAGGTCTGCTAATCTCCTTCCTTCTACAAAAGCTGGTTGCTTTCCAGGACTACCAGAAAGAGATCCGCGCCATCTCTAAGCAGATAGTCTGGTATGCCGTACTCGTTGCCTTCAACTACTCGCTGACAGTCGTCATAGTGAGCCTCTTCCCTGGTCGCTATATTATCTTGAGCCGTACCATAGCTTTAGCTATAACCACATGCTGGAATTTTTTAGTCTACAAACGACTTGTCTTCAAAACCTCATCTAAAGGGGAGCCGTTGTAG
- a CDS encoding FkbM family methyltransferase, with protein MVPGRGKKGFNAVDFIKNARHKSAPSPADESAAKMDESLYFIHMIKNGATVATGEHEALTRIFTGQKMYVDTRDISLAPHLMLDGVWEESFTKIFRRYLKPDSVFFDVGANFGYFGLVAGTEITSEGSIHFFEPNPLLAAYIKRTVSINGMWGRSKVVQKAVGASRAKLALTVPGDYFGSASMVIDEQVVAAFVDKKELRSFKVDQVSLDDYVEEAGLKKVDVMKIDVEGYEESVYRGMNQTIKKNPDLVVFLEFTAGSYKDPKGFFKQIKRDFKNVYLCDEVLKPVETISDLDETIKKDGFAMIAFSNINL; from the coding sequence ATGGTTCCAGGAAGAGGGAAAAAGGGGTTTAACGCAGTAGACTTTATCAAGAACGCTCGGCACAAATCTGCTCCGTCTCCGGCAGACGAGTCAGCGGCTAAGATGGATGAGTCACTCTATTTCATCCATATGATCAAGAATGGTGCCACGGTTGCGACCGGTGAGCATGAGGCGCTCACTAGAATCTTTACTGGCCAGAAGATGTATGTTGATACGAGAGACATCTCACTAGCGCCACACCTGATGCTGGATGGCGTATGGGAAGAGAGTTTCACTAAGATCTTTCGTCGTTATCTTAAGCCTGACTCGGTTTTCTTTGATGTTGGTGCTAACTTCGGCTATTTTGGCCTCGTCGCTGGCACCGAGATAACCTCTGAGGGTAGTATCCACTTCTTTGAGCCAAACCCCTTGCTGGCGGCTTACATAAAGAGGACTGTTTCAATCAACGGTATGTGGGGACGGTCGAAAGTCGTTCAAAAAGCAGTCGGTGCTTCCAGGGCAAAGTTGGCTCTGACTGTGCCTGGCGACTACTTCGGAAGCGCTAGTATGGTTATCGACGAACAGGTTGTTGCGGCATTTGTCGATAAAAAAGAACTTCGTTCGTTCAAGGTTGACCAAGTTTCGCTCGATGACTATGTTGAGGAGGCTGGACTCAAGAAAGTCGACGTCATGAAAATAGACGTCGAAGGTTATGAAGAGAGCGTCTATCGGGGCATGAATCAAACGATCAAGAAGAACCCTGATCTCGTTGTTTTTCTCGAGTTCACGGCGGGAAGTTATAAGGATCCCAAGGGATTTTTTAAACAGATCAAGAGGGACTTTAAGAATGTCTATCTCTGCGACGAGGTCCTCAAGCCAGTCGAAACAATCTCAGATCTTGATGAGACTATCAAGAAAGATGGTTTTGCAATGATTGCCTTCTCAAATATCAACCTTTAG
- the cyoE gene encoding heme o synthase gives MSLLKDYYELAKPERTYANIMTAGAGFLLASRWHINWALLVYLLVGTSLVIGSACVVNNYIDREIDKKMARTKKRPLAVGRIPLWNAITYAVILGVVGFGILALYVNWLVVAMGVIAYIDYVVLYGIAKRKSTYGTIVGSVSGSMSMAAGYVAVSGRIDGAAVLLFAIMTLWQMPHFYSIAMYRLKDYTAAGIPVLPSKIGMRNTKIRIILYIIAFMVASMLLTAFGYANDIYFTIAAAVSVYWLWQGLQTFEAAKDEPWARKMFFTSLTVLTVLCLGIAIGSI, from the coding sequence ATGAGTCTACTCAAGGACTACTACGAGCTAGCCAAGCCAGAGCGAACCTATGCCAACATTATGACGGCTGGAGCAGGGTTCTTGCTGGCCTCTAGATGGCATATCAACTGGGCGCTACTAGTCTACCTACTGGTTGGTACGTCGCTAGTTATCGGTTCAGCCTGTGTCGTCAATAACTACATTGACCGAGAGATAGACAAGAAGATGGCTCGGACAAAGAAGCGCCCGCTAGCTGTTGGTCGGATACCACTTTGGAACGCCATAACCTATGCCGTTATTCTTGGTGTTGTTGGCTTTGGCATCTTGGCTCTCTATGTCAACTGGCTGGTTGTTGCGATGGGGGTCATAGCCTATATAGACTACGTTGTCCTATACGGCATTGCCAAGCGAAAATCAACCTACGGAACGATTGTCGGCAGTGTCTCTGGCTCTATGTCGATGGCAGCGGGTTATGTGGCAGTCAGCGGTCGGATCGATGGAGCAGCAGTCTTACTATTTGCCATTATGACCCTCTGGCAGATGCCTCACTTTTACTCAATTGCCATGTACCGCCTCAAAGACTACACGGCGGCGGGGATCCCGGTTCTTCCGAGTAAAATCGGCATGCGGAATACTAAGATACGAATTATCTTGTATATCATTGCGTTCATGGTGGCCTCCATGCTTCTGACTGCGTTCGGCTATGCCAACGATATCTATTTCACTATCGCTGCGGCCGTCAGCGTCTATTGGCTTTGGCAGGGGTTGCAGACTTTTGAGGCTGCCAAGGACGAACCTTGGGCTCGAAAGATGTTCTTCACCTCGCTAACAGTTTTGACTGTCCTCTGTCTAGGGATAGCCATAGGGTCAATCTAG